In Oryza glaberrima chromosome 8, OglaRS2, whole genome shotgun sequence, the following are encoded in one genomic region:
- the LOC127781521 gene encoding uncharacterized protein LOC127781521: protein MKKMRKVAEFLRKAVVALRGKASVLRARLLFLASLRRRTAVVGAISHHLRALMPGNAPPPAAAAPDGGRLPAAEDDDEQMTLDDVAGLSELATLFQEVDDDDGARYPDWTHSMFDDDDDGEGGGEEAVSVMEVIRRRREGDGEEFDMEEEIDHAADMFIRRVRHRMAANRRSF from the coding sequence ATGAAGAAGATGAGAAAGGTGGCCGAGTTCTTGAggaaggcggtggtggcgctgaGGGGGAAGGCCAGCGTGCTCAGGGCGAGGCTCCTCTTCCTCGCCTCGCTCCGCCGCAGGACGGCGGTGGTCGGTGCGATCTCGCACCACCTTCGCGCGCTCATGCCGGGCaacgctccgccgccggcggcggctgcgccggaCGGCGGCCGACTCccagcggcggaggacgacgacgagcagaTGACGCTCGACGACGTCGCTGGCCTCTCCGAGCTGGCCACCTTGTTCCAAgaagtcgacgacgacgacggcgcgcgctACCCCGACTGGACACACTCGatgttcgacgacgacgacgacggcgagggcggcggcgaggaggccgtgTCGGTGATGGAGGTGAtcaggaggcggcgggagggggacggggaggagttcgacatggaggaggagatcgaccaCGCCGCCGACATGTTCATACGGCGAGTCCGCCACCGCATGGCCGCCAACCGCCGGAGCTTTTAG
- the LOC127781522 gene encoding disease resistance protein Pik-2-like, producing MEATALSVGKSVVSGALGYAKSAFAEEVALQLGIQRDHAFIRDELHMMQAFLMAAHDERDEHKVVKAWVQQVRDVAYDVEDCLQDLAVRVGKPSWWRKCSPSMLLERRSVAKKMKELRAKVEDVSQRSNRYRLINGSGSKASTDGVQSRIAGATTMSESEETRRQQDKAKVDLLQLINSSDDNLRVIAVWGTSGVNEDTSIIKRAYDDLRIGKKFECCAWMKLMSPLNQTEFLHNIIRQFYVNSLQQSAEAKQEAADLVDQIPHKMAKVDEVALVNKFKRYVNQKSCLIVVPTGVSTIEEWDMIKRCFPRENTRSRIVVCTEHVEVARMCVWRDSIPPEYKNLSETLYAFYQKGSQDGTLLVEPSSSSNITTTNGNNNLTANKKLGRIETMIATLEESQLIGRTKEKSDIIKLIKNQASQQSQVISIWGMGGLGKTALVQDIYRSQDVSNIFDKHACVTILRPFNSGQVIHSLAKQFTDENENGKERDLSKLLEGKRYLVVLDDIWDTKEWDDIVAHLPNKAGSCIIDTTREENIAKHCSKERSNAHIYKLSGLENDQALQLFNKKVFKGKTNLDEQYPDLVEQANLILKKCNGLPLAIVTIGGFLANQPKAALAWRKINEHISAELEMNPEIKTIRTVLLKSYDGLPYNLKSCFLYLSIFPEDHKVSRKRLMQRWTAEGYTTEARGKSPIEIAHDNFTGLISRSMTLPVAQESIKPERGINYCRLHDLMREISITKSMEENLVFRLENGYNSKTHGTTRHLSISSNWEGDKHEFESIVDMSRVRSLTVFGRWKPFFISEKMTMLRVLDLEDTKGLVNHHLEHIGNLLHLKYLSLRRCDDIWQLPSSLGDLKQLELLDIRSTKIFMLPKTFIKLQKLKYLHAGGINSVEQKNDEPIPTLPRGSRKLKGLHTLRDVHLAWGNTVIQEIERLTQLCKLGVVGINKKNGPSFCSAISKLSQLESLSVCGDRNQDLRGCLDHGTSSSTSLPPENLQSLKLEGKLGELPQWIGKLHNLVKLRLLDTRLEDVDATIKVLEALPSLAILRLSWNSFNHDVVHLNFHREQQEATAVVLFPSLRVLQLRGIGDGLKSVQFGGGATPKLELLQFSHSPGPCGVGFMSGLKELKSLREFMLSDRQYRDDFVKDVEEQLANHPNPNKPLLKRFSVYN from the exons ATGGAAGCCACGGCGCTGAGCGTGGGCAAGTCCGTGGTGAGTGGAGCGCTTGGCTACGCCAAATCCGCGTTCGCGGAGGAGGTTGCCCTGCAGCTCGGCATCCAGCGTGACCATGCCTTCATCAGGGACGAGCTCCATATGATGCAGGCTTTCCTCATGGCCGCGCATGATGAGCGCGACGAGCACAAGGTTGTCAAGGCTTGGGTGCAGCAGGTTCGCGATGTCGCCTACGACGTCGAGGACTGCCTCCAAGACTTGGCCGTCCGTGTCGGAAAGCCATCTTGGTGGCGCAAGTGCAGCCCAAGCATGCTGCTTGAGCGGCGCAGTGTGGCCAAGAAGATGAAAGAGCTGAGAGCCAAGGTCGAGGATGTCAGCCAGAGGAGCAACCGCTACCGGCTCATCAATGGCTCTGGCTCCAAGGCTTCAACTGATGGCGTGCAGTCTAGGATTGCCGGTGCAACGACCATGTCTGAATCTGAAGAAACAAGGCGGCAACAGGACAAAGCTAAAGTGGATCTTCTTCAACTGATTAACTCCAGTGACGACAACCTAAGAGTGATCGCGGTATGGGGAACAAGTGGTGTTAACGAGGATACATCAATTATCAAAAGGGCCTATGATGATTTGAGGATAGGAAAGAAGTTTGAGTGTTGCGCCTGGATGAAGCTTATGAGTCCTTTGAACCAAACAGAGTTTCTACATAACATTATCAGGCAATTCTATGTGAATTCTCTTCAACAATCTGCGGAAGCAAAACAAGAAGCAGCTGATTTGGTGGACCAAATTCCACACAAGATGGCAAAGGTGGATGAAGTTGCTCTGGTAAACAAATTTAAGAGATATGTCAATCAGAAGAGTTGCTTGATTGTTGTGCCTACTGGCGTATCCACCATAGAAGAGTGGGATATGATAAAGAGGTGCTTCCCAAGAGAAAATACAAGGAGCCGAATCGTAGTGTGCACAGAGCATGTTGAAGTTGCAAGAATGTGTGTGTGGCGGGACAGTATACCACCAGAGTACAAGAATTTGTCTGAGACTCTCTATGCTTTCTATCAGAAG GGTTCTCAAGACGGAACACTCTTAGTGGAGCCAAGTTCTAGCTCAAACATAACCACCACTAATGGTAATAATAACCTCACAGCTAATAAAAAGCTCGGTCGCATAGAGACGATGATAGCAACCTTGGAGGAATCTCAGCTCATTGGTCgtacaaaagaaaaatctgaCATTATCAAGCTAATTAAAAACCAAGCGAGTCAACAATCTCAAGTGATCTCTATTTGGGGAATGGGTGGCCTTGGAAAAACTGCTCTAGTCCAAGATATATATCGAAGTCAAGATGTTAGCAATATTTTTGATAAGCATGCTTGTGTTACAATCTTGCGACCTTTTAATTCTGGGCAAGTCATTCACAGCTTAGCTAAGCAGTTTACAGATGAGAATGAGAatgggaaagagagagatttGTCCAAACTCTTAGAAGGAAAGAGATATTTGGTTGTTCTCGATGATATATGGGATACCAAGGAATGGGATGATATAGTGGCGCATTTGCCCAACAAAGCTGGAAGCTGCATCATAGACACCACAAGAGAAGAGAATATTGCTAAGCATTGTTCAAAAGAAAGAAGTAATGCACATATATACAAGCTCAGCGGACTAGAAAATGATCAAGCACTCCAACTCTTCAATAAAAAG GTATTTAAGGGAAAGACAAATTTGGATGAACAATATCCTGACTTAGTTGAACAAGCAAATCTGATCTTGAAGAAGTGTAATGGACTTCCCCTTGCAATAGTCACCATAGGTGGTTTCTTGGCAAACCAACCAAAGGCTGCTTTGGCGTGGAGGAAGATAAATGAGCATATTAGTGCTGAGCTTGAGATGAATCCAGAAATCAAGACCATTAGAACAGTCCTGCTGAAAAGCTACGATGGTTTACCATACAACCTCAAGTCATGTTTCTTGTATCTGTCCATCTTCCCCGAAGACCACAAGGTTAGCCGAAAACGTTTGATGCAGCGATGGACTGCTGAGGGTTACACAACGGAGGCACGTGGCAAATCTCCAATAGAAATAGCTCATGACAACTTCACTGGGCTCATAAGTAGGAGCATGACACTACCGGTTGCTCAAGAATCAATTAAACCTGAGAGAGGAATAAACTATTGCCGACTACACGATCTCATGCGTGAAATCAGCATCACAAAGTCAATGGAGGAAAACCTTGTGTTTAGGTTGGAGAATGGTTACAACTCAAAGACACATGGCACAACACGTCATCTTTCCATAAGCAGTAACTGGGAGGGAGACAAACATGAGTTTGAGAGCATAGTGGACATGTCCCGTGTAAGATCATTAACGGTGTTTGGGAGATGGAAGCCATTTTTCATTTCTGAAAAGATGACAATGCTCCGAGTGCTCGACTTGGAAGACACGAAAGGTCTAGTCAATCACCACCTCGAGCACATTGGGAACCTTCTTCACCTAAAGTATCTTTCTCTAAGAAGATGTGATGATATTTGGCAGCTGCCAAGTTCGTTGGGTGACCTAAAGCAACTTGAGTTACTAGATATCAGAAGCACGAAAATATTTATGCTGCCAAAAACATTTATCAAGCTTCAGAAGCTAAAATATCTTCATGCGGGTGGAATAAATTCAGTGGAACAGAAAA ACGACGAGCCAATTCCTACACTACCTCGAGGGAGCAGGAAACTGAAAGGCCTGCATACACTCCGCGATGTGCACTTGGCATGGGGAAACACTGTTATACAAGAGATAGAGAGACTCACCCAGTTGTGCAAGTTAGGCGTGGTGGGCATCAACAAGAAGAATGGTCCATCCTTCTGTTCAGCCATTTCCAAGCTCAGCCAGCTAGAGTCATTATCAGTGTGTGGAGATCGGAATCAAGACCTACGTGGATGTCTGGACCACGGCACGTCGTCGTCAACCTCGCTTCCTCCGGAGAACCTGCAGAGCCTCAAGCTGGAGGGCAAGCTAGGCGAACTGCCACAGTGGATCGGGAAGCTCCATAATCTCGTGAAGCTAAGACTACTTGACACCAGACTGGAGGATGTTGATGCCACCATCAAAGTCCTCGAGGCACTGCCAAGCCTGGCCATCCTGCGCCTGTCGTGGAATTCGTTCAACCATGATGTGGTCCATCTCAACTTCCACCGGGAGCAGCAGGAAGCCACCGCAGTAGTATTGTTCCCGAGCCTGAGGGTGCTGCAGCTGCGTGGGATAGGTGACGGCCTCAAATCAGTGCAGTTTGGAGGAGGCGCAACCCCCAAGCTTGAGCTGCTGCAGTTTAGTCATAGCCCCGGCCCATGCGGCGTTGGATTTATGTCGGGGCTAAAAGAGCTCAAAAGTCTCAGGGAATTCATGCTGAGTGATAGACAGTACAGGGACGACTTTGTGAAAGACGTGGAGGAGCAGCTTGCCAACCACCCAAACCCAAACAAGCCCCTTCTCAAGAGGTTCAGTGTATATAACTAA
- the LOC127781519 gene encoding E3 ubiquitin-protein ligase IPI1-like isoform X2: protein MPVLPPSDLPLSASKVATCPEQLRIFPGCLEPTWIQLAKHAPKMVLPMLYPKQQEQPFHYSEGEAEQTSYHTVGDHSNAASSSLVCPYLALRGFLHPVHVPSSSSSGAESSSFHRHPTSLEGHAAHDLSNTQVFHATESRNHDNDHRYMSNLPVSGIPDHSVAPFGIGLPRYDSSSQQRTRPYAHHRPLVHRPTPRNGSNMVTPLGSVPAVMAETRGHGHGARGHMYQQSMHSLQSSPFPPTSRRARPRALTITSFIAASSSAEIGGHHGFAPPVNRSNSSDGEAVSRPVDRPYGWGQEGFTPFPWIPADGESHWWGTFNPMQNHTHGGFTRRPTGERMPQSHPDSGYHSMHPQRMPPFL, encoded by the exons ATGCCTGTTTTACCACCCTCCGACCTTCCTCTTTCTGCTTCCAAGGTAGCCACCTGCCCCGAACAGCTAAGGATATTTCCTGGTTGTTTGGAGCCAACCTGGATCCAGCTGGCCAAGCATGCCCCGAAGATGGTTCTACCAATGCTATACCCAAAGCAACAAGAACAACCATTTCACTATTC GGAGGGTGAAGCTGAACAAACTTCTT ATCATACAGTTGGAGATCATTCAAATGCTGCTAGCAGTTCTCTTGTTTGCCCTTACCTTGCACTGCGTGGTTTTCTCCATCCTGTGCATGTCCCTTCTAGTTCTAGTTCTGGTGCCGAAAGCAGTTCATTTCATCGGCATCCAACTAGCTTGGAAGGCCATGCAGCCCACGATTTGAGCAATACACAAGTTTTCCATGCAACAGAGTCAAGAAATCATGACAATGACCACCGCTATATGAGCAATCTTCCTGTGTCAGGCATTCCTGATCATTCTGTAGCTCCATTTGGTATAGGATTGCCGAGATATGACAGCAGCAGCCAACAGAGAACAAGGCCATATGCACATCACCGTCCCCTAGTTCACAG GCCCACACCTCGCAACGGAAGCAATATGGTTACACCATTAGGGTCTGTGCCAGCTGTtatggccgagactagaggccATGGTCATGGTGCCAGGGGACACATGTATCAACAGTCAATGCACTCATTGCAGAGCAGCCCATTCCCCCCTACATCTAGAAGGGCTAGGCCTAGGGCTTTAACAATTACATCTTTCATCGCAGCATCATCCTCAGCTGAGATTGGAGGACACCATGGCTTTGCTCCTCCTGTGAACAGGAGCAATTCCTCGGATGGTGAGGCTGTTTCTAGACCTGTTGATCGGCCATATGGGTGGGGCCAGGAGGGCTTTACCCCATTTCCCTGGATCCCAGCTGACGGTGAATCTCACTGGTGGGGCACCTTCAATCCCATGCAGAACCATACACATGGAGGCTTTACTCGAAGACCCACCGGGGAGCGAATGCCGCAGAGCCACCCAGATAGTGGATATCATTCCATGCATCCCCAGAGGATGCCGCCATTCTTGTAA
- the LOC127781519 gene encoding E3 ubiquitin-protein ligase IPI1-like isoform X1, whose protein sequence is MDLERSPPPPPPEGGGGGGGGGGGASCSICLDPVVAGGRSVARLQCGHEFHLDCIGSAFNAKGAMQCPNCRKIEKGRWLYASGHHPSPDIDIGGWVTGETYDITSDIPFGFQWCPFSGFTQLASVFEEGEAEQTSYHTVGDHSNAASSSLVCPYLALRGFLHPVHVPSSSSSGAESSSFHRHPTSLEGHAAHDLSNTQVFHATESRNHDNDHRYMSNLPVSGIPDHSVAPFGIGLPRYDSSSQQRTRPYAHHRPLVHRPTPRNGSNMVTPLGSVPAVMAETRGHGHGARGHMYQQSMHSLQSSPFPPTSRRARPRALTITSFIAASSSAEIGGHHGFAPPVNRSNSSDGEAVSRPVDRPYGWGQEGFTPFPWIPADGESHWWGTFNPMQNHTHGGFTRRPTGERMPQSHPDSGYHSMHPQRMPPFL, encoded by the exons ATGGATCTggagaggtcgccgccgccgccgccgcccgagggaggaggaggaggaggaggaggaggaggaggcgcgtcGTGCTCCATCTGCCTGGATCCGGTGGTGGCCGGGGGCAGGTCCGTCGCCAGGCTGCAATGCGGGCACGAGTTCCACCTAG ACTGCATTGGATCGGCATTTAATGCAAAAGGGGCCATGCAATGCCCTAATTGTCGGAAGATTGAGAAAGGCCGCTGGCTTTACGCAAGTGGCCACCATCCATCTCCTGATATTGATATAGGTGGCTGGGTGACTGGTGAAACCTATGACATCACCTCAGATATT CCATTTGGTTTTCAATGGTGCCCCTTTAGTGGATTCACCCAGCTAGCATCTGTATTTGA GGAGGGTGAAGCTGAACAAACTTCTT ATCATACAGTTGGAGATCATTCAAATGCTGCTAGCAGTTCTCTTGTTTGCCCTTACCTTGCACTGCGTGGTTTTCTCCATCCTGTGCATGTCCCTTCTAGTTCTAGTTCTGGTGCCGAAAGCAGTTCATTTCATCGGCATCCAACTAGCTTGGAAGGCCATGCAGCCCACGATTTGAGCAATACACAAGTTTTCCATGCAACAGAGTCAAGAAATCATGACAATGACCACCGCTATATGAGCAATCTTCCTGTGTCAGGCATTCCTGATCATTCTGTAGCTCCATTTGGTATAGGATTGCCGAGATATGACAGCAGCAGCCAACAGAGAACAAGGCCATATGCACATCACCGTCCCCTAGTTCACAG GCCCACACCTCGCAACGGAAGCAATATGGTTACACCATTAGGGTCTGTGCCAGCTGTtatggccgagactagaggccATGGTCATGGTGCCAGGGGACACATGTATCAACAGTCAATGCACTCATTGCAGAGCAGCCCATTCCCCCCTACATCTAGAAGGGCTAGGCCTAGGGCTTTAACAATTACATCTTTCATCGCAGCATCATCCTCAGCTGAGATTGGAGGACACCATGGCTTTGCTCCTCCTGTGAACAGGAGCAATTCCTCGGATGGTGAGGCTGTTTCTAGACCTGTTGATCGGCCATATGGGTGGGGCCAGGAGGGCTTTACCCCATTTCCCTGGATCCCAGCTGACGGTGAATCTCACTGGTGGGGCACCTTCAATCCCATGCAGAACCATACACATGGAGGCTTTACTCGAAGACCCACCGGGGAGCGAATGCCGCAGAGCCACCCAGATAGTGGATATCATTCCATGCATCCCCAGAGGATGCCGCCATTCTTGTAA